In a genomic window of Mucilaginibacter sp. KACC 22063:
- the nuoL gene encoding NADH-quinone oxidoreductase subunit L: protein MKETLTSDNMNMAYHALAAVMMPFIAFAVNFFLKRGSKVSGWISTIAIAISAVISIIIFNHTFNTGTIHFSRTWFTIGATNVPVGILLNNLSVLMLVLVNLIALPVHIYSMAYMSHDKNYSRYFTYLSFFCFSMLGLVVVDNLALVYAFWELVGFASYLLIGFWYKKQSAVQANKKAFIMNRIGDVGLLIAILILFVQYHTFDIGTLFGKDGLVFHSVINAGSWIGPVTQLPQVWQYVACGGIMLAVAAKSAQFPLHTWLPDAMEGPTSVSALIHAATMVAAGIFLLGRVYPLFNVHELDALAVMGCFTAFMAASIALTQNDLKRVLAFSTISQLGFMVMAMGVGAYASSLFHLVTHAFFKCLLFLVAGVVIHEMQHIKDENGLDIDPQNMLYMGGLRKKLPLTFIAAVIGGLALIGLPLTSGYLSKDGILIQAFEWSDSKAGIFKIVPILTLITSWMTAFYVARLIFKVFFGKFRLLDVHPNIKFHVSDGGWNYKLPLVFLSICCLFPVFSLNPVLYEHAWVYKAFLPSNFLERQNIYHTIIPAGLNILSLVVIYWAYAVYIQERKLPIRQNNWLFDLSYNQWYFNNLYNAIFVKPVLALSNGLFVFDRKGIDGFIHALQNIVIWLGKLAANIDRYIIDGLLHLLAAIVKYIGNLVRSFQTGRVQYYLISMLAVIVAWFIFKTLI, encoded by the coding sequence TTGAAAGAGACTTTGACATCAGACAATATGAACATGGCTTATCACGCGCTTGCCGCGGTGATGATGCCGTTTATTGCCTTTGCTGTTAATTTCTTTCTAAAAAGAGGAAGCAAGGTTTCGGGTTGGATATCAACGATTGCCATAGCGATAAGCGCTGTCATATCAATCATTATCTTCAACCATACCTTCAATACAGGTACTATCCATTTCTCACGTACCTGGTTTACTATTGGTGCTACAAATGTGCCTGTAGGTATACTGCTTAACAACCTTTCGGTTTTAATGCTGGTGCTGGTAAATCTTATTGCTTTGCCTGTACACATTTATTCGATGGCTTATATGAGCCATGACAAAAACTATAGCCGCTATTTTACTTATCTAAGCTTTTTCTGTTTTAGTATGCTGGGGCTGGTTGTTGTAGATAATCTTGCACTTGTTTACGCTTTTTGGGAACTGGTAGGTTTTGCTTCTTATTTGCTCATCGGTTTTTGGTACAAAAAGCAGTCGGCTGTACAGGCTAATAAAAAAGCATTTATCATGAACAGGATAGGAGATGTCGGCTTGCTGATCGCCATCCTGATCCTTTTTGTACAATACCATACTTTTGATATCGGGACTTTGTTTGGTAAAGACGGCCTTGTATTTCATTCTGTTATAAACGCAGGTAGTTGGATTGGCCCGGTTACACAGCTACCACAAGTTTGGCAGTATGTAGCCTGTGGCGGTATCATGCTGGCAGTTGCGGCTAAGTCGGCACAATTTCCTTTGCATACCTGGTTGCCTGATGCTATGGAAGGCCCAACATCGGTATCGGCATTAATACACGCAGCAACAATGGTAGCAGCAGGTATATTTTTGTTAGGAAGAGTATATCCGCTATTTAATGTGCACGAATTAGATGCTTTGGCGGTAATGGGTTGCTTTACCGCATTTATGGCGGCAAGTATCGCCCTTACACAAAACGACCTGAAACGAGTGTTGGCATTTTCGACCATATCACAACTTGGCTTTATGGTAATGGCAATGGGAGTTGGCGCTTATGCATCGTCGCTGTTCCATTTAGTTACACATGCTTTCTTCAAATGCCTGTTATTTTTGGTGGCAGGTGTGGTGATTCATGAAATGCAGCACATCAAGGACGAAAACGGGTTAGATATCGATCCGCAAAATATGCTGTATATGGGTGGGCTGCGTAAAAAGCTGCCGCTTACTTTTATAGCTGCAGTTATTGGCGGCCTGGCGCTTATAGGTTTGCCGCTTACATCGGGCTATCTTTCAAAGGATGGTATTTTGATACAAGCGTTCGAGTGGAGCGATAGTAAAGCCGGCATTTTTAAGATTGTACCCATCCTTACCTTGATCACCAGTTGGATGACGGCTTTTTATGTGGCGCGACTGATCTTTAAGGTGTTCTTTGGCAAATTCAGATTACTGGATGTGCATCCCAATATAAAGTTCCATGTAAGTGACGGCGGTTGGAACTATAAACTGCCACTGGTGTTTTTAAGTATCTGTTGCCTGTTCCCCGTATTTTCGCTTAACCCAGTTTTGTACGAGCATGCCTGGGTGTATAAAGCCTTTTTACCATCTAATTTTTTGGAGCGGCAAAACATCTATCATACCATCATCCCGGCGGGATTGAATATCCTTAGCCTTGTGGTGATCTATTGGGCGTACGCAGTATACATTCAGGAACGCAAATTACCCATCAGGCAAAATAACTGGCTGTTCGACTTATCGTACAATCAGTGGTATTTTAATAATTTATATAATGCCATATTTGTTAAACCGGTGCTTGCACTAAGCAATGGCTTATTCGTATTTGACAGGAAAGGTATCGATGGTTTTATCCATGCGTTACAAAATATAGTGATTTGGTTAGGCAAGCTTGCTGCCAATATCGATCGCTATATTATAGATGGATTGCTGCACCTGCTTGCTGCTATTGTAAAGTATATAGGTAATTTGGTACGAAGTTTCCAGACCGGGCGCGTACAGTATTACCTCATCAGCATGCTTGCTGTAATTGTTGCCTGGTTTATATTTAAAACATTGATCTAA
- a CDS encoding complex I subunit 4 family protein: MNLLTLLIFIPLLFGILIVVLPNGMRNSFKYITLLAALVQLVISVVIYLQFKTGSAYAGINHEEQFQFIQKLPWISLQLGTMGRMQIDYFVGIDGISVTLLPMSALVMVVAAISAWEIKTNLKGFFALFLILDMAVFGVFCSLDFFLFYLFYELMLLPLYFLIGMWGGARREYAAIKFFLYTLFGSVFMLLIMVGLYLSVKDPATGNHTFNMVQMMNPANYDSGSVFSVLAHQTILGMPARMVGFVVLFVAFAIKVPVVPLHTWLPDAHVEAPTPVSIILAGVLLKIGGYGIIRICTGIFPDAAISSAYWLGLLGVISILYGALNALAQRDLKRLIAYSSVSHMGFVLLGIASMTPEGISGAIMQMVSHGYLSSMLFFLVGVVYTRVHDRDIYNFRGLAATMPQYTVFIMIAFFASLGLPGFSAFIAEAFSLAGAFKSQSTNGLVPQWMAACGAIGILLSAAYFLWTLQRMFFGTESLKGGAGWKQALTDINWREKSALLPLAIMALVLGIMPSLVFDKINDSVLGLIAFLHLK, translated from the coding sequence ATGAATCTGCTTACGCTACTCATATTTATACCCCTTTTGTTTGGCATCCTGATAGTAGTGCTGCCAAACGGAATGCGTAATAGCTTTAAATATATTACGTTGCTGGCAGCGTTGGTTCAGCTGGTTATTTCGGTGGTTATTTACCTGCAGTTTAAAACAGGCAGCGCTTATGCGGGTATCAATCATGAAGAGCAATTTCAGTTTATACAAAAGCTGCCCTGGATAAGCCTGCAATTAGGTACAATGGGCCGCATGCAGATCGATTACTTTGTAGGTATTGATGGTATTTCTGTAACGCTGTTGCCTATGTCGGCATTGGTGATGGTGGTAGCTGCGATATCTGCATGGGAAATCAAAACCAATCTTAAAGGTTTCTTTGCCTTATTCCTGATACTGGATATGGCCGTGTTCGGTGTGTTTTGTTCGCTTGATTTCTTCCTGTTCTATTTATTCTATGAACTGATGTTATTGCCACTCTATTTCCTGATCGGGATGTGGGGCGGTGCAAGGCGCGAATATGCAGCCATCAAATTCTTCCTCTATACCTTATTCGGCTCTGTATTTATGCTGCTGATTATGGTGGGTTTATATCTGTCGGTTAAAGATCCGGCAACAGGTAATCACACCTTTAATATGGTACAGATGATGAACCCGGCAAATTATGATAGTGGTTCGGTGTTCTCTGTACTGGCGCATCAAACTATTTTGGGTATGCCCGCCCGCATGGTAGGTTTTGTGGTGCTGTTTGTAGCCTTTGCCATTAAGGTGCCGGTAGTGCCTTTGCATACCTGGCTGCCCGATGCGCACGTAGAAGCGCCTACGCCTGTATCCATTATTCTTGCAGGTGTATTGCTTAAAATAGGTGGATATGGGATTATCCGTATTTGCACCGGCATTTTTCCTGATGCTGCTATCAGCTCAGCATATTGGTTAGGTCTGTTAGGTGTAATCTCCATACTATACGGAGCATTAAACGCACTTGCGCAAAGAGATTTAAAAAGGCTCATTGCCTATTCGTCGGTATCGCACATGGGCTTTGTGCTGTTAGGCATTGCCTCTATGACCCCCGAAGGCATCAGTGGTGCTATTATGCAGATGGTAAGCCACGGTTACTTATCGTCCATGTTGTTCTTCCTGGTAGGTGTAGTTTACACCCGGGTACATGATCGTGATATTTATAATTTCCGTGGGCTGGCTGCTACTATGCCACAATACACCGTTTTCATCATGATCGCATTTTTTGCATCATTGGGCTTGCCGGGCTTTTCGGCTTTTATTGCAGAAGCATTCTCTTTAGCAGGAGCTTTTAAATCGCAATCAACAAACGGACTGGTGCCGCAGTGGATGGCGGCCTGCGGTGCGATAGGTATTTTATTAAGTGCTGCTTATTTTTTGTGGACACTTCAGCGCATGTTTTTCGGTACGGAATCTTTAAAAGGTGGTGCCGGGTGGAAACAGGCTTTAACCGATATTAATTGGCGAGAGAAATCTGCACTTCTGCCTTTAGCAATAATGGCTCTGGTATTAGGAATTATGCCGTCGCTGGTGTTTGATAAGATTAATGATTCGGTGCTTGGGCTGATAGCGTTTTTGCACCTTAAATAA
- a CDS encoding mucoidy inhibitor MuiA family protein encodes MVYGITLNAASYNCHNSNNCTGKFEDVYLSHNTMNKKLSLLAISLFALNFSKADDRQKITSKIQGVTVFLTGAQITRTATATITPGNSALVFEGLSPDVDAQSIQVKADGNFTILSVKNELNFLNQQTQQQRIKEIIDQKNAVDQKLQSQVDLMNVYHEEEKMLSKNQVVSGSNTNLDVAKLKLALDFQTLRLTELKKKEQVIDAQIDLLNKEIKKYEKQLGDISKDNGKPTGNIIVNVSSKSAASSIFTLTYVVKTASWYPTYDIRAKNVNSPVTIAYKANVSQSCGEEWNNIKLTLSTGNPSVNGSKPDLTPYYLGGGMNYDSRAVIKQVSGTVRDAKGNALSDVNIKVKGTSIGAVTDPNGNYSIQLPSGNQMLEFSYIGYEPQSLYASNEHLNVYMRPATSSLNEVVTVGYKSDMSYNMATISPVEPQRKVMIRGISTVPVVVQQTENQTNVEFKIDNPYTIPSDGKQYLVEINQIEVPADYQYYAAPKLSTDVFLTAKLINWNQYNFLSGEANLFFEGTYIGKSLLDTHSTADTLDLSLGVDKNIVITRTAQKNMSDKQGLLGSSRKEIKDWLITVKNRKTQPVNLLIEDQVPVSQNSDINVDVQETSGAKIDVHTGRASWSLKLNPLDEKKLELRYQVKYPKNQTVIVQ; translated from the coding sequence ATGGTTTATGGAATAACGCTTAATGCTGCATCCTATAACTGCCACAACAGTAATAACTGTACAGGCAAGTTTGAAGATGTTTATTTAAGCCATAACACCATGAACAAAAAACTGTCACTCTTAGCCATTTCACTATTTGCGCTAAATTTTTCAAAAGCGGATGACCGCCAAAAGATCACTTCTAAAATTCAGGGCGTAACTGTTTTCTTAACAGGCGCACAAATCACCCGCACCGCTACTGCAACAATTACTCCCGGAAACTCTGCATTAGTTTTCGAGGGCTTATCGCCCGATGTGGATGCTCAAAGTATCCAGGTAAAAGCGGACGGTAACTTTACAATTTTATCTGTTAAGAACGAACTTAACTTTTTAAACCAGCAAACCCAGCAGCAGCGCATAAAGGAGATCATCGACCAGAAAAATGCAGTTGATCAAAAACTTCAATCGCAGGTTGATCTCATGAATGTTTACCACGAAGAGGAAAAGATGCTTTCAAAGAACCAGGTGGTGAGCGGATCAAATACAAATCTGGATGTAGCCAAGTTGAAATTAGCCCTCGACTTTCAGACCTTACGCTTAACAGAGCTTAAAAAGAAGGAGCAGGTAATAGATGCACAAATTGACCTGCTGAATAAAGAGATAAAGAAATATGAGAAACAGCTTGGTGATATTTCAAAAGATAACGGCAAGCCTACGGGTAATATCATTGTCAATGTCTCTTCAAAGTCGGCAGCATCTTCAATTTTTACACTTACTTACGTGGTAAAAACAGCCAGCTGGTACCCCACTTATGATATCAGAGCGAAAAATGTAAACAGCCCGGTTACTATTGCCTACAAAGCTAATGTGAGCCAGAGTTGTGGCGAAGAGTGGAATAATATTAAGTTAACCCTATCCACAGGTAACCCATCGGTTAATGGCAGCAAGCCGGATCTTACACCCTATTATTTAGGTGGTGGAATGAATTACGATAGCCGTGCAGTTATTAAACAAGTATCGGGTACAGTACGGGATGCAAAAGGTAATGCATTATCTGATGTAAACATAAAGGTAAAAGGTACTTCGATAGGGGCGGTTACAGACCCTAATGGTAACTATAGTATTCAATTGCCATCAGGTAACCAGATGCTCGAGTTTAGCTATATCGGCTACGAGCCGCAGAGTTTGTACGCGAGTAATGAACACCTGAACGTTTATATGCGCCCAGCAACCTCTTCATTAAATGAAGTTGTTACTGTTGGTTATAAAAGTGATATGTCTTACAATATGGCTACCATTAGTCCTGTTGAACCGCAAAGAAAGGTCATGATCAGAGGGATCAGTACTGTGCCAGTTGTCGTACAACAGACTGAAAACCAAACCAACGTTGAATTTAAAATAGATAACCCGTACACGATACCGAGCGATGGCAAGCAGTACCTGGTAGAAATTAACCAGATCGAAGTTCCAGCAGATTATCAATACTATGCTGCGCCAAAACTCAGCACTGATGTGTTCCTTACCGCTAAGCTGATCAACTGGAATCAATATAATTTCTTATCAGGCGAAGCAAACCTGTTTTTTGAAGGTACTTACATTGGCAAATCGCTTTTAGATACCCATTCAACTGCCGATACGCTTGACCTATCTTTAGGGGTAGACAAAAACATTGTTATTACCCGCACGGCACAAAAAAATATGTCAGATAAACAGGGCTTACTGGGCAGCAGCAGAAAAGAAATAAAAGATTGGTTAATTACCGTTAAGAATCGTAAAACACAACCTGTAAATTTGCTGATCGAAGATCAGGTGCCGGTATCTCAAAACAGCGACATTAATGTAGATGTGCAAGAAACTTCAGGCGCCAAAATAGATGTTCATACAGGTAGGGCTTCATGGAGCTTAAAGCTGAACCCGCTTGACGAGAAAAAACTTGAATTGCGTTACCAGGTTAAATACCCCAAAAACCAAACTGTTATTGTACAATAA
- a CDS encoding NADH-quinone oxidoreductase subunit N, translating to MNQLLSNIPLQISNALGSLPYFVPEVYLAVLFIVVLLTDLFYGRHSAWLCRIIAAGGLLLVLSKDIAQLQLLRFGPRFLFNDMMLLHQSAVSFKMIVDVFAIILIIFFGLDGKLKKHSKGLSDLYTIVVASVLGLHIMIMAVNLLSTYLAIEMVSLASYLLAAYRSENGFSAEAGLKYVLFGAVSSAVMLYGISLIYSLTGSLSYFNGNLIDGLMAANPVMVGMAITLTLVGIGFKLSFVPMHFWVPDVYQGAPTAVTAYLSTLPKIAGFALLINFLTPFVFFAKWSAFDFRLFLSIIGIISMIVGNFAAVWQKNVKRLLGYSSIGHTGFVLMAVATFSQQGISSLLFYLAAYAFANVAALMLASYLEEATGADNVDAYKGLGFKYPVAGVCFVIILISLTGLPVSAGFNGKLLVFSSVYQSYEQNHNVWLLILMITGAITTVVSLFYYLKIPLNMFLRKSESVNPDNIFQSNKALLSISVFLTFMILLIGIFPHFLADLF from the coding sequence ATGAACCAGTTACTGTCAAATATACCACTGCAAATATCAAACGCACTCGGCAGCTTGCCGTACTTTGTTCCGGAGGTGTATTTGGCAGTACTGTTTATTGTTGTACTGCTTACAGATCTTTTTTACGGCAGGCATTCGGCATGGCTTTGCCGCATTATTGCAGCTGGCGGCTTATTGCTTGTACTTTCAAAAGATATTGCACAATTGCAGTTGCTGCGTTTCGGGCCGCGCTTTCTGTTTAATGATATGATGCTGTTGCATCAGTCTGCCGTATCATTTAAAATGATTGTAGATGTTTTTGCAATCATTCTTATAATCTTTTTCGGCTTGGATGGTAAATTGAAAAAACATTCAAAAGGACTGTCTGACCTTTATACTATTGTTGTTGCCTCCGTTTTAGGGCTGCATATCATGATCATGGCAGTTAACCTGCTGTCAACCTACCTGGCTATCGAGATGGTATCGCTGGCCTCTTATCTATTGGCAGCTTACCGGTCAGAAAATGGCTTTAGCGCCGAAGCAGGTTTAAAATATGTGTTATTCGGTGCGGTATCATCGGCTGTTATGTTGTATGGCATTTCACTTATCTACAGCCTTACCGGTTCGTTAAGTTACTTTAATGGCAACCTGATTGATGGCCTTATGGCTGCTAACCCGGTAATGGTTGGGATGGCCATAACCCTTACTTTAGTAGGTATTGGCTTTAAGCTATCTTTTGTACCTATGCATTTCTGGGTACCCGATGTTTACCAGGGCGCGCCTACTGCTGTTACCGCTTATTTATCTACATTGCCAAAAATTGCAGGCTTCGCTTTGCTGATCAATTTTCTTACACCATTTGTGTTTTTTGCTAAATGGTCGGCTTTTGATTTCAGGCTGTTCCTGTCAATCATAGGCATCATTTCCATGATTGTGGGGAACTTTGCAGCCGTTTGGCAAAAAAATGTAAAGCGATTGCTTGGTTATTCGAGCATAGGGCATACCGGTTTTGTACTGATGGCTGTGGCTACCTTCTCTCAGCAGGGTATTTCATCGCTGTTATTTTATCTGGCCGCTTATGCTTTCGCAAATGTAGCTGCATTGATGCTGGCTTCATATCTTGAAGAAGCTACTGGGGCTGATAATGTAGATGCTTATAAAGGTTTAGGATTTAAATATCCTGTAGCGGGCGTATGTTTTGTGATTATTCTTATTTCCCTTACCGGCTTGCCGGTTTCAGCAGGATTTAATGGAAAGTTGCTGGTGTTTTCGTCAGTTTACCAATCTTACGAGCAAAATCATAACGTTTGGTTGCTCATTTTAATGATAACCGGTGCTATAACTACGGTTGTTTCTCTTTTTTACTATTTGAAAATTCCTTTAAATATGTTTTTGAGGAAGTCGGAAAGCGTAAATCCTGATAATATATTTCAATCCAATAAAGCGTTATTATCAATTTCTGTTTTTTTAACTTTTATGATTCTTCTTATAGGAATTTTTCCTCATTTTTTAGCTGATTTGTTTTAA
- a CDS encoding ammonium transporter: MKRYLPFALMVIVLILSFTHPSVTPVTSGETPKFDTGDIAWMLVSTALVLIMTPGLAFFYGGMVNKKNVISTMLQSLICMVIVTVLWVTFGFSLAFGDDIGGVVGNPSTYFMMKGMLGNAVWPGAKTFPLVLFAMYQLKFAIITPALITGAFAERIRFNSYLVFLVLFAIFIYSPLAHCTWHPDGFLAKLGVLDFAGGTVVHMSAGWAALASAIFLKRRAEASHAPARITYVIIGTGLLWFGWFGFNAGSAMGASALAASALATTTSAASAAGLTWIFFDMLRGRKPSAMGTCIGAVVGLVAITPAAGYVSIPHSLAIGIISAVVSNLMVEWRTRTSIDDTLDVFPCHGVGGMVGMLLTGVFANKAVNPAVTTNGLFFGETHLFLVQLMALIGVSIFAFAGSYVLLKITDIISPLRVSVDEEAVGLDISQHGEKL, from the coding sequence ATGAAACGTTACCTTCCTTTCGCATTAATGGTGATAGTTTTAATACTATCATTTACTCATCCATCCGTCACGCCGGTCACGTCCGGTGAAACGCCAAAGTTTGATACAGGTGATATTGCCTGGATGCTGGTTTCCACAGCCCTGGTACTGATCATGACACCTGGCTTGGCTTTCTTTTACGGCGGTATGGTAAACAAAAAGAATGTGATCTCTACCATGCTGCAAAGTTTGATCTGTATGGTAATTGTAACGGTATTGTGGGTAACTTTTGGTTTTAGCCTTGCCTTTGGCGATGATATTGGCGGTGTGGTTGGTAATCCATCTACCTATTTTATGATGAAAGGTATGCTGGGCAATGCTGTATGGCCCGGGGCTAAAACATTTCCATTGGTGCTTTTTGCTATGTATCAGCTAAAATTTGCCATTATTACACCGGCGCTTATTACCGGTGCATTTGCAGAGCGTATCCGCTTTAATTCTTACCTGGTTTTCTTAGTATTGTTCGCCATATTTATTTATTCGCCGCTGGCACATTGTACCTGGCACCCTGATGGTTTTCTGGCCAAATTAGGTGTGCTCGACTTTGCGGGCGGTACCGTAGTACACATGTCGGCAGGATGGGCAGCGCTGGCTTCGGCTATATTTTTAAAACGCAGGGCTGAGGCAAGCCATGCGCCTGCGCGTATTACGTATGTTATCATCGGTACAGGTTTGTTATGGTTCGGTTGGTTTGGGTTTAACGCTGGTTCGGCTATGGGCGCTTCTGCTTTGGCGGCATCTGCGTTAGCTACTACAACATCGGCAGCATCGGCAGCGGGTTTAACCTGGATATTTTTTGATATGTTGCGCGGCCGTAAACCATCGGCAATGGGTACCTGTATTGGCGCTGTTGTGGGCTTAGTAGCCATTACGCCGGCAGCAGGATATGTTTCTATTCCGCATTCGCTGGCAATTGGTATTATATCTGCTGTTGTAAGTAACCTGATGGTAGAGTGGCGCACACGTACATCAATTGATGATACGCTGGATGTTTTCCCTTGTCACGGTGTTGGCGGTATGGTAGGTATGCTTTTAACCGGTGTATTTGCTAATAAAGCAGTTAACCCTGCTGTTACAACAAATGGTTTGTTTTTTGGTGAAACTCATTTATTTTTGGTGCAGCTAATGGCTTTGATCGGTGTTTCAATATTTGCCTTTGCAGGTTCATATGTTTTGCTTAAAATTACCGATATAATTTCTCCGTTACGTGTTTCTGTTGATGAAGAGGCTGTAGGTCTTGACATTAGCCAGCATGGTGAGAAGTTATAA
- a CDS encoding amidophosphoribosyltransferase, translated as MSDQIKHECGVAFIRLLKPLSYYQKKYGTALYGLNKLYLLMEKQHNRGQDGAGVATIKLDIEPGKRYISRHRSMASNAVADIFEYIQKKFAEVEKEYPEKMKDAVWLKENMSFTGEVLLGHLRYGTHGKNSIESCHPFLRQNNWMTRNLVIAGNFNMTNVDELLQQLYDLGQHPKEKADTVTVLEKIGHFLDSEVQGLFDQIKREGNDDNPAISRMIADNMDVAKILRKSAKNWDGGYTIAGILGHGDAFVMRDPSGIRPAFYYKNDEIVIATSERPAIQTAFNIPFEEIREIKPGHALIVKKSGKVTEEQFSEPLEKKSCSFERIYFSRGSDAAIYRERKKLGHLLCPQILDAVNSDIKNTVFSYIPNTAEIAFYGMVEGINNYVKQYQRDQLLGRDGKITDEELAEVLAITPRVEKIAIKDVKLRTFITQDADRGEMVAHVYDTTYGLINKGTDTLVAIDDSIVRGTTLKQSILKILDRLGPKKIIVVSSAPQIRYPDCYGIDMSRMGEFIAFEAAISLLKDSGREDVILDVYQKCKASLTHPKEEVVNHVKAIYAPFTDEEISARIAKIITPPNIKAEVEVIYQTLDNLHVACPENLGDWYFSGDYPTPGGNKVVNRAFINWMEGKNQRAYM; from the coding sequence ATGAGTGACCAGATAAAACACGAGTGTGGCGTTGCTTTCATTCGCCTTTTAAAGCCGCTGTCTTACTACCAGAAAAAATACGGTACTGCGCTTTACGGACTAAATAAACTATACCTTTTAATGGAAAAACAACATAACCGCGGCCAGGATGGCGCAGGTGTTGCTACCATTAAACTGGATATTGAACCCGGTAAACGCTATATCAGCAGGCACCGCTCTATGGCATCAAATGCTGTTGCGGATATTTTCGAATACATTCAGAAAAAGTTTGCCGAGGTAGAGAAGGAGTATCCTGAAAAAATGAAAGATGCCGTTTGGCTGAAAGAAAACATGAGCTTTACAGGCGAAGTGTTACTTGGTCACCTGCGTTATGGTACTCATGGTAAAAACAGTATCGAAAGCTGCCACCCCTTTCTTCGCCAGAATAACTGGATGACGCGTAACCTGGTTATTGCCGGTAACTTCAACATGACTAATGTTGATGAGTTATTACAGCAGTTATATGACTTAGGCCAACATCCGAAGGAAAAGGCCGATACCGTAACTGTACTGGAAAAAATAGGCCACTTTTTGGACTCTGAAGTACAAGGCTTATTTGACCAGATCAAACGAGAAGGCAATGATGATAATCCTGCAATCAGCAGAATGATTGCTGACAATATGGATGTTGCCAAGATCCTTAGAAAATCAGCTAAAAACTGGGATGGTGGTTACACTATTGCAGGTATACTTGGTCACGGTGATGCGTTTGTAATGCGCGACCCTTCAGGTATTCGCCCGGCGTTTTATTATAAAAACGATGAAATAGTAATTGCTACTTCAGAACGCCCGGCTATCCAAACGGCATTCAACATTCCTTTTGAAGAGATCAGGGAGATAAAACCGGGACATGCCCTTATTGTTAAGAAAAGCGGTAAAGTTACCGAAGAGCAATTTAGTGAGCCCTTAGAGAAAAAGTCATGCTCATTTGAGCGTATTTACTTTTCGCGCGGCAGCGATGCGGCTATCTATCGTGAGCGCAAAAAACTTGGCCACCTACTTTGCCCGCAGATATTAGATGCTGTAAACAGCGATATTAAAAATACCGTATTCTCTTATATCCCAAATACTGCCGAAATTGCCTTTTACGGCATGGTTGAAGGGATTAATAATTATGTGAAGCAGTATCAGCGCGATCAACTGCTTGGCCGCGATGGTAAAATTACCGATGAGGAATTGGCTGAAGTATTAGCGATAACCCCGCGCGTTGAAAAGATTGCCATAAAGGATGTTAAACTGCGTACGTTTATTACCCAGGATGCTGATCGTGGCGAAATGGTAGCACACGTTTATGACACCACTTATGGGCTGATTAACAAAGGGACAGATACATTGGTGGCTATCGACGATTCGATAGTGCGTGGTACCACGCTTAAACAAAGTATCCTTAAAATATTAGACCGCTTAGGCCCTAAAAAGATCATTGTGGTTTCGTCGGCTCCGCAGATACGTTACCCTGATTGTTATGGCATTGACATGTCGCGCATGGGTGAATTTATTGCTTTTGAAGCAGCAATAAGCCTGCTTAAAGATAGCGGCCGTGAGGATGTGATCCTTGATGTTTATCAGAAATGCAAGGCAAGCCTTACTCATCCTAAAGAAGAGGTCGTAAATCATGTTAAAGCCATTTATGCGCCTTTTACAGACGAGGAAATATCAGCACGCATAGCTAAGATCATTACGCCACCAAATATTAAAGCTGAAGTAGAGGTGATTTATCAAACCCTTGACAACTTACACGTTGCCTGTCCTGAAAACCTGGGCGACTGGTACTTTAGCGGAGATTATCCAACCCCGGGAGGTAATAAGGTTGTTAACCGCGCCTTTATCAACTGGATGGAAGGTAAAAACCAAAGAGCTTATATGTAA
- a CDS encoding DUF1572 family protein, producing MGTDYLESAKKQFAYYKLLGEKTFDQLTVEQLNWQPDEQSNSIAMIVNHLAGNMLSRWTDIFNTDGEKPDRSRDAEFGTINYSREELLNRWNAGWSCLLSTLDTLTPDDLDQIIYIRNMGHTVMEAINRQLAHYPYHIGQIVFIGKILLNNNWKSLSIPKGQSDSYNADKFAEDKRRSHFTDEYIKKAGL from the coding sequence ATGGGAACCGATTATCTGGAAAGCGCTAAAAAACAATTTGCTTATTATAAACTGTTAGGCGAAAAAACATTTGATCAACTAACAGTCGAACAACTTAACTGGCAGCCCGACGAACAAAGCAACAGCATAGCCATGATTGTAAATCATCTGGCAGGCAATATGCTTTCACGATGGACAGACATTTTTAATACAGACGGTGAAAAGCCTGACCGTAGCCGCGACGCTGAATTTGGAACGATAAATTACTCGCGCGAGGAATTACTAAACAGATGGAATGCGGGTTGGAGCTGCCTACTGTCGACACTGGACACACTAACACCAGATGATTTAGACCAGATCATTTACATCCGCAACATGGGACATACAGTGATGGAAGCTATCAACAGGCAGCTGGCACATTACCCTTACCATATTGGGCAGATTGTATTTATCGGCAAAATATTGCTCAATAATAACTGGAAGTCGCTGTCGATACCCAAAGGCCAGTCAGACAGTTACAATGCTGATAAATTTGCAGAAGATAAGCGGCGAAGCCACTTCACAGATGAGTACATAAAAAAAGCGGGGCTTTAA